Proteins encoded in a region of the Sphingomonas japonica genome:
- the ligD gene encoding DNA ligase D, with protein MTAKPDPLAAYNAKRDFARTAEPAGTLEPGKGNMFMVQKHDATRLHWDLRLEVDGVLKSWAVTRGPSLNPEDKRLAVRTEDHPLSYATFEGTIPKEEYGGGTVMLWDRGTWAPIAGKSAKDLEKGHLHFIVEGERMKGEWLLIRLKGRPKEKRENWLLRKIDDAHAGGSDTLVETALTSVATGRTMAEIAEGKAPSPSSPRTRRSSLGLSAAGQDKKKLGSRGRRNDGAMAGFEELQLATLVDSVPSGNQWLHEVKYDGYRALVATGGGAAKVFTRSGLDWTTKFSGIAEASTALPPALIDGEIVAFKRGKPDFSSLQAAIKDGGDMTLFAFDLLMLDGADLTTLPQVERKERLRGVLAECDDRIQFAEHVIGAGEQLFETMCREGYEGIVSKRIDAPYRGTRSKAWLKVKCTRRQEFVIVGWLPSSPRGRGFKSLLLGQHGDDGLVYAGKVGTGFDAAMMDMLMGKLGKLARKTATVDAPKAAVRGARWVTPRLVAEIAFAEFTPDNVLRHASFIGLRGDKAAADVRPERAEPAPPAPASNIKISSGDRVIFPGDGITKSELADYYAAVAGIALPWIADRPISLVRCPQGRAKQCFFQKHDAGSFGEQVHHVDIREKDGGTEPYLYIDSADGLRACVQMGTIEFHGWGSRVGDVEKPDRLVFDLDPDEGLDFEDVKRSALDIKRQLGDIGLASFAMLSGGKGVHVIAPLTPKAEWPEIKSFAERFCRALAHAEPDRYTATMSKAKRKGRIFLDWLRNQRGSTAVLPYVVRARPGAPVAAPVSWAELGDIDTPARFGLRDTAVLVERANGRGLKGWGVAEQVLPDL; from the coding sequence GTGACCGCCAAGCCCGACCCGCTCGCCGCCTATAACGCCAAGCGCGATTTCGCCCGCACCGCCGAGCCTGCGGGCACATTGGAGCCGGGCAAGGGCAATATGTTCATGGTGCAGAAGCACGATGCCACGCGGCTACACTGGGACTTGCGGCTGGAAGTCGATGGCGTGCTCAAGAGCTGGGCGGTGACGCGCGGGCCGAGCCTGAACCCCGAAGACAAGCGGCTGGCGGTCCGCACCGAGGACCACCCGCTGTCCTATGCGACGTTCGAGGGGACGATCCCGAAGGAGGAATATGGCGGCGGCACGGTGATGCTGTGGGATCGCGGCACCTGGGCGCCCATCGCGGGCAAGTCGGCCAAGGATCTGGAAAAGGGACATCTGCACTTCATCGTCGAGGGCGAGCGGATGAAGGGCGAATGGCTGCTGATCCGGTTGAAGGGCCGCCCCAAGGAGAAACGCGAGAACTGGCTGCTGCGCAAGATTGACGACGCGCATGCCGGCGGATCGGATACGCTGGTCGAGACGGCGTTGACCAGCGTGGCGACCGGAAGGACGATGGCGGAGATCGCGGAAGGAAAGGCTCCCTCACCGTCATCCCCGCGAACGCGGCGATCCAGCCTGGGTCTTTCCGCCGCCGGGCAGGACAAGAAGAAGCTGGGTTCCCGCGGTCGCCGGAATGACGGGGCTATGGCTGGGTTCGAGGAACTCCAACTCGCCACGCTGGTCGACTCAGTCCCGAGCGGCAACCAATGGCTGCACGAGGTCAAATATGACGGCTACCGCGCGCTGGTCGCCACCGGTGGCGGCGCGGCGAAGGTTTTCACCCGCAGCGGCCTCGACTGGACCACCAAGTTTTCCGGGATCGCCGAAGCGTCTACCGCCCTGCCCCCCGCCCTGATCGACGGCGAGATCGTCGCGTTCAAGCGTGGCAAACCCGATTTTTCCTCGCTGCAGGCGGCGATCAAGGATGGCGGCGACATGACGCTGTTCGCGTTCGACCTGCTGATGCTGGACGGCGCGGACCTGACCACACTGCCGCAGGTCGAGCGCAAGGAGCGGCTGCGCGGGGTGCTGGCGGAGTGCGACGACCGCATCCAGTTCGCCGAACATGTCATCGGCGCGGGCGAGCAACTGTTCGAGACGATGTGCCGCGAAGGCTATGAGGGGATCGTGTCGAAGCGGATCGACGCGCCGTATCGCGGCACGCGCAGCAAGGCGTGGCTCAAGGTCAAATGCACGCGGCGGCAGGAATTCGTGATCGTCGGCTGGCTGCCGTCGTCGCCGCGCGGGCGCGGGTTCAAGTCGCTGTTGCTCGGCCAGCACGGCGATGACGGGCTGGTCTATGCCGGCAAGGTCGGGACCGGCTTCGACGCGGCGATGATGGACATGCTGATGGGCAAGCTGGGCAAGCTCGCGCGCAAAACCGCGACGGTCGATGCGCCCAAGGCGGCGGTGCGCGGGGCGCGATGGGTGACGCCGAGGCTGGTCGCAGAGATCGCGTTCGCCGAGTTCACCCCCGACAACGTCCTGCGCCACGCTAGCTTCATCGGGTTGCGCGGAGACAAGGCGGCAGCGGACGTCCGGCCCGAGCGCGCCGAACCCGCACCCCCTGCCCCCGCTTCCAACATCAAGATCAGCAGCGGCGACCGCGTGATCTTCCCGGGCGACGGCATCACCAAAAGCGAGCTTGCCGATTATTATGCCGCGGTCGCGGGGATCGCGTTGCCGTGGATCGCCGATCGCCCGATCAGCCTGGTGCGGTGTCCGCAGGGGCGCGCCAAGCAATGCTTCTTCCAGAAGCACGATGCCGGCAGTTTCGGCGAGCAGGTCCATCACGTCGACATCCGCGAAAAGGACGGCGGCACCGAACCCTATCTCTATATCGACAGCGCCGACGGCCTGCGCGCCTGCGTCCAGATGGGAACGATCGAATTCCATGGCTGGGGATCGCGCGTCGGCGACGTCGAGAAACCCGATCGGCTGGTGTTCGACCTTGACCCCGACGAGGGACTGGATTTCGAGGACGTCAAGCGCTCGGCGCTGGATATCAAGCGGCAGCTGGGCGACATAGGGCTGGCCAGCTTCGCAATGCTGTCGGGCGGCAAGGGCGTGCACGTGATCGCGCCGTTGACGCCGAAGGCGGAATGGCCTGAAATCAAATCGTTCGCCGAACGCTTCTGCCGCGCGCTCGCGCATGCCGAGCCCGATCGCTACACCGCGACGATGAGCAAGGCCAAGCGGAAGGGGCGCATCTTCCTCGACTGGCTGCGCAACCAGCGCGGATCGACCGCGGTGCTGCCTTATGTCGTGCGCGCCCGGCCTGGCGCGCCGGTGGCGGCTCCGGTCAGCTGGGCCGAGCTTGGCGACATCGACACGCCTGCGCGGTTCGGCCTGCGCGATACGGCGGTGCTGGTCGAACGCGCGAACGGGCGCGGGCTGAAGGGATGGGGCGTGGCCGAGCAGGTACTGCCCGATTTGTGA
- a CDS encoding Ku protein: protein MAARAYWQGQIRLALVSIPVEIYTATKSGAQVSFRQIHEPSGKPIKYDKVVTGVGSVDAEDILKGYEVEKGSYVLLEQDEIDAVKLESKKTLELTQFVDAHEIDVLYYEKPYFVVPADDLAEEAFIVLREALKRTKKVGLGQLALRGREYVVSLKPCGRGMVLETLRYADEVHKAQGYFREIPDAAPDEDLLDLAESLIAKKTAKFDPAKFHDRYVDALKDLIARKVKAKGGKIVDTDDKEPAQRGSNVVDLMAALKKSLEKPGETPAKKPAAKKAAAAKKTPAKAPARKRA from the coding sequence ATGGCCGCGCGCGCCTATTGGCAGGGACAGATCAGGCTGGCGCTGGTGTCGATCCCGGTCGAAATCTACACCGCCACCAAATCGGGCGCGCAGGTGTCGTTCCGCCAGATCCACGAACCGTCGGGCAAGCCGATCAAGTATGACAAGGTCGTCACCGGTGTCGGATCGGTCGATGCCGAGGACATCCTCAAGGGCTATGAGGTCGAGAAGGGCAGCTATGTCCTGCTCGAACAGGACGAGATCGACGCGGTGAAGCTCGAATCGAAGAAGACGCTCGAGCTCACCCAGTTCGTCGACGCGCACGAGATCGACGTGCTTTATTATGAAAAGCCCTATTTCGTGGTGCCCGCCGACGACCTCGCCGAGGAGGCGTTCATCGTCCTGCGCGAGGCGCTGAAGCGCACCAAGAAGGTCGGGCTGGGGCAATTGGCGCTGCGGGGGCGCGAATATGTCGTCAGCCTGAAACCGTGCGGGCGCGGCATGGTGCTCGAGACGCTGCGCTATGCCGACGAGGTCCACAAGGCACAGGGCTATTTCCGCGAGATCCCCGACGCGGCACCCGACGAGGACCTGCTCGACCTCGCCGAATCGCTGATCGCCAAGAAGACCGCGAAATTCGATCCGGCCAAGTTTCACGATCGCTATGTCGACGCGCTCAAGGACCTGATCGCGCGCAAGGTAAAGGCGAAAGGCGGCAAGATCGTCGATACCGACGACAAGGAACCGGCGCAGCGCGGATCGAACGTGGTCGATCTGATGGCGGCGCTCAAGAAATCGCTCGAAAAGCCGGGCGAGACTCCTGCCAAAAAGCCTGCGGCGAAGAAAGCGGCTGCCGCCAAAAAGACACCGGCCAAAGCCCCGGCGCGCAAGCGTGCGTGA
- the pdxH gene encoding pyridoxamine 5'-phosphate oxidase, whose product MADDPIALFDAWYAEAQASEPNDPNAMALATVGADGQPSVRMVLLKGHGADGFVFYTNRESRKAGDLRAAAKAALLFHWKSLRRQVRIEGPVAHASDAESDAYFGTRSRDSQLGAWASDQSRPLADRATFEARFAEMQARFDGRDVPRPPHWGGYRVTPHQIEFWQDRAHRLHERRVFTAGASGWSEGMLYP is encoded by the coding sequence ATGGCAGACGATCCGATCGCCCTGTTCGACGCCTGGTATGCCGAGGCGCAGGCCAGCGAGCCGAACGACCCCAATGCGATGGCATTGGCGACGGTCGGCGCGGATGGCCAGCCGTCGGTGCGGATGGTGCTGCTCAAGGGGCATGGCGCCGACGGATTCGTATTTTACACCAACCGCGAAAGCCGCAAGGCGGGCGACCTGCGCGCCGCGGCAAAGGCGGCGCTGCTGTTTCACTGGAAGTCATTGCGGCGGCAGGTTCGGATCGAAGGGCCGGTGGCGCATGCCAGCGACGCCGAATCCGACGCCTATTTCGGCACTCGCAGCCGCGATTCGCAGCTCGGCGCTTGGGCGTCGGACCAGTCGCGGCCGCTTGCCGATCGCGCCACGTTCGAGGCGCGCTTCGCTGAGATGCAGGCGCGGTTCGATGGGCGGGACGTGCCGCGCCCCCCGCACTGGGGCGGCTATCGCGTGACGCCGCACCAGATCGAATTCTGGCAGGACCGTGCTCACCGGCTGCACGAACGTCGCGTATTCACCGCCGGAGCGAGCGGCTGGAGCGAAGGGATGCTCTACCCATGA
- a CDS encoding cation diffusion facilitator family transporter, producing MTLDERRRFIPFALRAALASVATACFLLALKGFAAWHTGSVAMLGSLADTGLDLLASLVTLYGVRLAAEPADHDHRFGHGKAEALAALFQVGLITASAVGIAWRAILAFQMPRQTSDGEFGIAVSLIAIAATALLLWYQRSVIRKTGSVAILADNVHYQSDLLLNGAVIAAIALDQFLGLSWADPVFGIAIALWLGWGAFKASSNAIDQLMDKEWPEEQRARFIEVAARQPGLQGIHDFRTRRSGSHDFAQFHMEVDGALTVGAAHDIVEDVEKALRRAFPKVEVLIHLDPAGHVDTDNPLVEADVTPHWFAKRI from the coding sequence ATGACGCTCGACGAACGCCGCCGCTTCATTCCCTTCGCGCTGCGCGCCGCGCTGGCCAGCGTCGCCACCGCGTGCTTCCTGCTCGCGCTCAAGGGGTTTGCTGCTTGGCATACCGGATCGGTTGCGATGCTCGGCAGCCTCGCCGACACCGGGCTCGACCTGCTTGCCAGTCTCGTCACCTTGTACGGCGTCCGGCTGGCGGCCGAGCCTGCCGACCACGACCATCGCTTCGGACACGGCAAGGCGGAAGCGCTGGCGGCGCTGTTCCAGGTCGGGCTCATCACCGCGTCGGCGGTCGGGATCGCGTGGCGCGCGATTCTGGCGTTTCAGATGCCGCGCCAGACCAGCGACGGCGAGTTCGGCATCGCCGTGTCGCTGATCGCGATCGCCGCGACCGCCTTGCTGCTATGGTATCAGCGCAGCGTCATCCGCAAAACCGGATCGGTCGCGATCCTCGCCGACAACGTCCATTACCAGTCCGACCTGCTGCTCAACGGCGCGGTGATCGCGGCGATCGCGCTCGATCAGTTTTTGGGATTGAGCTGGGCCGACCCGGTGTTCGGCATCGCCATCGCGCTGTGGCTCGGCTGGGGCGCGTTCAAGGCCTCGTCGAACGCGATCGATCAGCTGATGGACAAGGAATGGCCCGAGGAGCAGCGGGCGCGTTTCATCGAGGTCGCCGCGCGCCAGCCGGGCTTGCAGGGCATCCACGATTTTCGCACCCGCCGTTCGGGCAGCCACGACTTCGCGCAGTTCCACATGGAAGTCGACGGCGCGCTCACTGTCGGGGCCGCGCACGACATCGTCGAGGATGTCGAAAAGGCGCTGCGCCGCGCCTTTCCCAAGGTCGAGGTGCTGATCCATCTCGATCCCGCAGGCCATGTCGACACCGACAATCCGCTCGTCGAGGCCGACGTGACCCCGCATTGGTTCGCCAAGCGGATATGA